The proteins below come from a single Candidatus Didemnitutus sp. genomic window:
- a CDS encoding DUF4861 domain-containing protein has protein sequence MKPQLLFAGLALLSSSLLAAEKITLTVTHTLDIARPSETITVPWSEVNKHLPGALLQRIAVKDAQGHVLPYQVTNVAPQAKDPKGEGIAYGELIFQHDFAAGEKSATFTVEKTDTVAPVFPSKAFARYVPERLDDFAWENDKIGHRTYGPALAEPANGTGKEVLVTNGLDIWCKRVSYPIVDRWYNKGHDHYHKDEGEGMDMYNVGPSRGCGGLGVWDGKALWVGRNYKAWKVIANGPVRAIFELTYETWMANGVMVSEAKRFTVDAGHNLDQIDSTFQITGAKEIVVGIGLNKTPADKGQEPKVATTPTPADGSITQWVEQKTNGALGTAILVASDAFQGFAEDDRNQLILAKVAAGQSLRYFAGAGWSKAGEFTTYQAWKDYVANAAARARAPVTVTLTAN, from the coding sequence ATGAAACCCCAACTCCTGTTTGCCGGGCTCGCGCTGCTGTCGAGCTCGCTGCTGGCGGCTGAGAAAATCACGCTCACCGTCACGCACACGTTGGACATCGCCCGTCCTTCCGAGACGATCACCGTCCCCTGGTCCGAAGTGAACAAGCACCTCCCCGGCGCGCTCCTCCAGCGCATCGCGGTGAAGGACGCGCAGGGCCACGTGCTGCCTTACCAGGTCACGAACGTCGCCCCGCAGGCCAAGGACCCGAAGGGCGAGGGCATCGCCTACGGCGAGCTGATCTTCCAGCACGACTTCGCCGCCGGCGAGAAGAGCGCGACGTTCACCGTCGAGAAGACCGACACGGTCGCCCCCGTGTTTCCGTCCAAGGCGTTCGCGCGCTATGTGCCCGAGCGCCTCGACGACTTCGCCTGGGAAAACGACAAGATCGGCCACCGCACCTACGGCCCCGCGCTCGCGGAGCCCGCGAACGGCACCGGCAAGGAAGTGCTCGTCACCAACGGCCTCGACATCTGGTGCAAGCGCGTCAGCTACCCGATCGTCGACCGCTGGTATAACAAGGGTCACGACCACTACCACAAGGACGAGGGCGAGGGCATGGACATGTATAACGTCGGCCCGTCGCGCGGCTGCGGCGGCCTCGGCGTGTGGGACGGCAAGGCGTTGTGGGTCGGCCGAAACTACAAAGCGTGGAAGGTCATCGCCAACGGACCCGTTCGCGCGATCTTCGAACTCACCTACGAAACGTGGATGGCGAATGGCGTGATGGTCTCCGAGGCGAAGCGCTTCACCGTCGATGCCGGCCACAACCTCGACCAGATCGACAGCACCTTCCAGATCACCGGCGCGAAGGAGATCGTCGTCGGCATCGGCCTGAACAAGACGCCGGCCGACAAGGGCCAGGAGCCCAAGGTGGCGACGACGCCTACGCCGGCCGACGGCTCGATCACGCAATGGGTCGAGCAGAAGACCAACGGCGCGCTTGGCACCGCGATCCTCGTAGCCTCGGACGCGTTCCAAGGCTTCGCCGAGGACGACCGCAACCAGCTCATCCTCGCCAAGGTCGCCGCCGGCCAGTCGCTCCGCTACTTCGCCGGCGCTGGCTGGTCCAAGGCCGGCGAGTTCACCACCTACCAAGCCTGGAAAGATTACGTCGCCAACGCCGCTGCGCGGGCGCGCGCCCCTGTCACCGTCACCCTTACCGCCAACTGA